Genomic window (Candidatus Saccharibacteria bacterium oral taxon 488):
GGGTCGTTTGCCAATTTTTCTCGTTCCTCACGTGGTAGTTGCTGTGCACCTTTCTGCCACGCATCACTTAACGCCACCACGTGATCGATTTGTACTTTCGACGAGGTCTCTGGCCCGCGCTGAAACTTGATTGTCCGACCAGTATACGGGTCACGTAGTGTCCCAGCCAACACGCGACATTTATCATCAATTTTTGTTTCCATTAGATCCCGCGCCAAAATTACTTCACGCACTGAGCAGCCGCTCATTTTACCCCAACCATCACTAAATTGTTTGCGGCTATAGCCCGTTTTGGGTGCGCGACCTTTAACCTCTAGTTTAGCTAACTCCGCCTGAGCGTTTGAATCACCAAATAATTGCCGCTGCATAGACGGCGAAGTTGGTGCAACCCGCGGCTGCTGCAATTGCACCGCCCACACTACTGCACCCACTACCGCCGTGACAAGCAGTACCATTATCTGCCGCCGTCTAATTTTCCTCGTTGCCATATTTATATTATAATGAAAGTATGAAAACAGTTCCACGCCTACTCGACACCTTTATGCCACATCATTACGCATTAACTCTTGATCTGACGCACGCCGAAGAAAAATCTTTTTCTGGCTCGGTAATTATTTCTGGCGAGTCGACTGGCGAGTCAATTTCACTACATTCCAAAGAATTAACTATTCATTCAGCGTTGATTGACGACCAGCCAGCTGAGTTTTCTCTTGGTGAATTTGACGAATTACGCCTGTCACGCCCAGAGCTGTCCAGTGGACAGCACACCGTTCGCATCGACTTTTCCGGCGCCATCACCGACGCCATGCATGGATTATACCCTTGCTATTTCACTCACGACGGTGTCAAAAAGCAGCTGTTTGCTACCCAATTTGAATCGCACCACGCCCGCGAAGTCTTTCCGTGTGTTGACGAGCCAGCCGCCAAAGCCACGTATGACGTGACACTCGTGACCGCTCCGGACTTGACTGTCCTTGGCAATATGCCCGTCACTGAATCATCTGAAAAGAACGGCGCGCTGACAACCACCTTCGCCACCACGCCACGAATGAGTAGTTATTTGCTGGCTTTTGTCGTCGGTGAACTCCACAAGAAATCCGCCCACACCACCTCTGGCGTTGAGGTAAATGTTTGGGCCACACCAGCCCAAAGCGAAGACATACTGGATTTTGCGCTGGACATCGCCACTGGCTCCATTGATTTTTATGATGAATATTTTGGCGTGCCGTATCCGCTACCAAAATCTGACCACGTGGCGCTGCCAGATTTCTCGTCTGGTGCCATGGAAAACTGGGGACTCATCACCTACCGCGAAAGCTGCTTGCTGGCTGACCCGAAATTAACGCCAGAATCGTCCAAGCGCTTCATCGCCACCGTCATCGCTCACGAACTCAGCCACCAGTGGTTTGGTAATCTGGTGACCATGCAGTGGTGGAATGACCTGTGGTTGAACGAAAGTTTCGCTAATATGATGGAATACGTGGCAGTCGACGCGCTGCATCCAGAATGGCGAATGTGGGAGGATTTCGCCACCAGCGAGGTCACCGCGGCGCTGCGGCGCGACAGCTTGGATGGTGTGCAGCCAGTGCAGGCCGACGTTAATCATCCGGACGAGATCAGCACTTTGTTTGACCCGGCGATTGTCTATGCCAAGGGCGGACGGCTATTAGTGATGGTGCGGCGGCTGATCGGCGAGGAGGCGTTTCGCGCAGGACTAAAGTCATATTTTGAAAAATTTGCCTATCAAAACACTGTTGGTAATGATTTATGGCAAGAGCTAGAAACCGCCAGCGGCCAGCCAGTTGTTGAATTGATGAATGCCTGGATTTCTCAGCCGGGGTTGCCGATTGTGCAGGTCGAGCAGGATAGTTCTGGCGAGCAGTCCACTGTCACCCTCCGCCAGGAACGCTTTTTCATCGGCGACCATCAGCCGTCCGACGCCCTGTGGCCAATTCCACTGTTCGCCAATCAGCCGCTTGATGATATTCTGACCGAGCACGAGAAAACGTTTACGGCAAATGGCGACGTTCGGCTAAACTGCGGACTGAACGGACATTTCGTAACGCACTACGACTCAGCAACACGAGATCGATTGATCGAAAAAGCGGCAGAATTACCGACGTTAGATAAAATTTGCTTATTGCAAGACATGACGTTGTTGGCGCGGTCTGGACGAGAAAGTTCGGCGGCGCTACTGCCGCTGGCACGCGTTTTTCAGCACGAGACCAATGAAAGAGTCTTTAATAAAGCCGGGACAAATTTGGTGGAATTGCGCAAATTCGTCGATGACAGTGAAGCAGGACGCGCTCGGCTAAAGCAGATTTCTGCTGAATTTGCCCGCGATACATTCATGGAACTTGGCTGGGATGAGCAGGACGGCGAGTCTGATGACGACCGCGAACGGCGCACGGCAGCGCTAGGTTTGATGTTATACGGCGAAGACTCAGCAGCGCTCGCGGAGGCCAAACGACGTTTTAATGAGACTAACCCAGAGGATTTACCAGCTGAAATTCGCCCGCTGATCATCAACGCCAATGTCAGATACTTCGAGACGCCAGAAATGATTGACAAGCTTTTTACGATATACCAGAATACACCGTCAGCCGACTTGCAAGTTGATATCGCGCTAAGCCTGACCTCGACGAAAAATCCAGCAACCGCCGAACGAATTTTAACGGCGATCAAGGATGCTGACATTATCCGCCCGCAAGACGCCAGCCGCTGGTTTATTTACCTCATCCGCACGCGGGAAAATCGGCAAATTGCCTGGAATTGGCTGAAAGAAAATTGGTCGTGGGTGAAAGATACCTTTGGCGGCGATAAAAGCTACGATAATTTTATCCGCTACGCCGCCAGCGCTCTGTTGACCCGCGATGAGCTAAACGACTTCACCAAATTCACTAAGCCGCTGCGCGCCGAACCAGCCCTGACCCGCACCATTGATTTGGGTATCCGTGAGATAGCCGGTAGAGTAGCACTGATTGAACGGGATCAGGCGGCGGTTATTGATGCACTTAGTAACTAGATCTATTTGGCCTTAGGCGTTACCTCTATGTTGTAGTGGCATAGCTAGTCGATAACGACAGATTGTTTGCTACTCTGCTCTCCGTCAACAGCTATCGCTAGTATCTGCATGTCGCGCCCCTCATACTGTGGATGCTTCGCTACGAACAATTCCGCCGCGAAGCGCATTTGACGCTGTTTTTTGGCGGTAATTGCCGCCAGTCCACCGCCAAAGTTGTCGTTTTTACGATATTTTACCTCTGTAAAATGCAACGTATCGTCCTTCGAGCTGACAATATCAATTTCGCAGTACCGTGTCCGCCAGTTGCGGGCGATGATCTCATGGCCGTCCGCCACTAGCCAGTCTGCGGCGGCCTGCTCGCCCGCGTTGCCAATGTCGCGAGTAGTGGATAGGCGAGCAGCGGGTTCGCTATCTCCTCCGACAGAGGTTGTGAAATGTTCGCGAGTAGCGGACGTTTCAGCCGAACGCTCACGAGCCATCTCCGGTGGAGGTGCGAGTGAAGAGTGTACTCTGGAGGAGAATGGTAGCGAACCAGCCTCCACATACTTCTGTAGCGGCGCAAAACTCAGTCGATGCAATGGCGTCACGCCCAACCGCTCAATTGCCATACGGTGCTTGGCCACGCCATAGCCAGCATTTGACGCGAAGCCATACCCTGGATAGACCGCATCTTGCTCGGTCATGTACTGATCACGCGCTACTTTGGCGATGATCGACGCCGCCGACACACTGGGAATCAAACCGTCGGCCTTGGCCATCACCGTCACGTATCGCTCCAGCGCTGTATCCGCCAGAAAATTAACCGTCCCGTCAATGATAATTTCATCAAATGCCAAATTTTTCTCTTTACACTGCGCCTGAATTTGCTTGACCGCTCGCCGTGTCGCCAGCCTTAGCGCCTGACTCATGCCAACGTCGTCCAATTCCCTGGCGCTCACCCAGCCTAGCGCCCATGCAGCCGCCTGCTCGCGAATCACCTCGTCCAGATCCTCACGGCATTTTTTGGTTAACTTTTTACTATCATTGAGACCCTCAATCTCGACACCACCCAAAATCACTGCACCCACCACCAGTGGCCCGGCCCACGGCCCGCGTCCAACTTCATCAATGCCGAGGATCATGTGCACGCCGACCTTTTTTCGCCGCCAAATTTGCGACTACCCAACCAAGCCATACAACTGCCGCGCCCAGCGTATTTGCCAAAATATCCCAATTAGTATCATCCAGCGTGATACGTGCTAGTCCTACCTTCACCATCAATAATTCAGCTAGCTCATTAACACAGCCGAGCGCCGACACCAACGCAAATACTGAGAACGCCATCACTAGCCAGTGTGCTCGCCACCGTATTGCTAACACCAAGTACACCCACACCAGCCCAGTGAACAATCCACCGCCCACGAAATGCGTGGTAAAGCTGGTGTCTCGCCCCTCAATCAGCGGCGACGGCAAATACCACGAGATGAAAAACAATACGCACGCTAGATATAACAACCAACGATACTTCTTTTCGTCAGTGAAACCATGATAGCGCAATACATACGGCACTATAAATGCCAGTGTCACCGGAACAAACACGGAAATATAATGAAAGATTGACATATTGGCATTATACCACGAGAAAACCGCCCCCAGAGAGGGCGGCCCTGTATGCTTCAAAACTTACGCTTCTTTGTGACGAGCTGCTACTTCGGCGGCCTTGGCGTCAAGCTCCGCCTGAGCAGCGTCTTTCTCAGCCTGCTTGGCAGCGGCTTCCTTAGCAGCCTCTTCTTTCAGGCGCTCCGCTTCAGCCTCGGCTTTAGCATCGTGGACATCATTGACGGCAGCGCGGTCAAAGTTTTTGGCAGTCAGACGAGCTGATTTGCCAGAGCGCTTGCGCAAGAAGCTGAGGAACTTACGGCGAACCTTGGCACGGCGGATGATTTCCGCCTTCTCAATCAGTGGGCTGTGCAGCAAGAATGATTTTTCCACACCAACACCTGACGCAATTTTGCGAACCGTGATACGCGAGGTGTGTGACTGCTTGTTGTCGGTGCGAATAACCACACCCTCAAACATCTGAATACGCTCTTTGTTACCTTCCTTAATTTTCTGGTACACACGCACGGTGTCACCACTGCGGACATCGACAACTGCTTGTTTTTTCTGCGCTTGGTTGACTTTGTTGATTAGTTCAAAACTCATACTGTTTTCCTCTGTTTCGGGATCTTAACAGCTGGCCATATAGTTGTATCCCTATAGCTCCACACTGAAAGACTCGATATTTAATATCACCGATACAATCAGTTACCGATTTTAGCACAATTACCCAAAGATGACAACTCCTGAAAACTTCACTAAACTGCGCTATAATTGGTCGCATGGATTACAATATATTAGCACTTGAACTACACAAAAAATATAAGGGTAAAATTACCACCAGTTTGCGCGACCAGGAGGAGTTGGATCGCGATAAATTAAGCGCCTATTACAGCCCAGGCGTGGGTGCGGTCAGCCAGGCGATCGCCGAAAACCCAGCAGACCTGCCAAAGTATACCTGGACGAATAATCTAGTCGGCGTGATTTCTGACGGCTCAGCGATTCTGGGCTTGGGCGATTTGGGGCCAAAAGCCGCCATGCCAGTCATGGAAGGCAAGGCGCTGCTGTTCAAGCATTTTGCTGATGTTGACGCTGTGCCAGTTGTACTGGATGTTCACGAGCCGGAACAAATTATTACTACGATCAAGGCAATCGCACCGAGCTTTGGGGCAATTAATCTCGAAGACATCGCTGCACCAAAATGTTTTGAGATTGAAGAGCGCCTGAAAGCTGAGCTGGACATCCCCGTGTTTCATGACGACCAGCACGGTACCGCAGTTGTGGTGTTAGCAGGGTTGATTAACTCTATGAAAGTCGTTGGTAAAAATCTGCCTGACTGTAAAGTGGTCATGATTGGCGCGGGAGCTGCTGGCACAGCCATCGCTAAGTTACTATACGCTTATGGTGTTTACAATATTTACGCTGTTGATAGCCGCGGCATTATTTCCGATGAGCGCGATGATTTGAACACCGAAAAAACCGCCCTAAAACAATACCTGAAAACCGACATTAGCGGCTCGCTAGACGACGCAATTACCGATGCCGACATTTTCATCGGCGTATCAAAGCCAGGACTATTAACTCCGGAAATGGTAGCAAAAATGGCCAAAAATCCTGTCGTCTTTGCCCTGGCAAATCCAGTACCAGAAATCATGCCAGACATCGCTCGAGAGGCGGGCGTAGCAGTCATCGCCACTGGCCGCAGTGATTTTCCAAACCAAATTAATAATTCCTTGGCCTTCCCAGGCATCTTCCGCGGCGCCCTGGATCATGGTGTGAAAAAAATCACCGACCAGCATAAACTGGCGGCCGCCGAAGCGCTAGCTGGACTAGTCGAAAACCCAACTGCTGAGGAAGTCATTCCTTCGCCGTTTGATGAGCGAGTAGCGCCAACCGTCGCTCGTGTTATCATATAACCCTATTCGCCACATGCTAACGATCATAATAAAAGCTGTCGGAGAGCTGGCCTCAGCGCGGCTTTTTGATATCCACTAGATAACTCGATTAACTTCCTCAAGTGTCGTCTCGCCGCGCAAAGCCGCCAGCACGCCCGCCTGCAATAATGTCACCATACCATGTTTCTTGGCTGTAGCCTCAATTGCTTCAGTGTGAACATCGGCAATATCGCCACGTAGGAATTTCTGAATTTCCTCAGTCACCACCAGCTGTTCCATCACCGGGATACGCCCCTTGTAACCGAACGGTACCTCGTCGGTCGCCACGGGTCGCCACAGCTTGAACGTATCAAGATCAGGACAATCAACATGTGACGGTAGATCCTGTAAGACTTCCTTTACCCAGTTGCGCGTTGCCTCATCTGGTTCATACTCTTCCTTGCTCTCATCGTGTAGCCGCCGCACCAGCCGCTGAGCGATCAATAGTCGCACCGCTGAACTAAAAATTGGATTCTGCCCAATCATATCAATAATTCGGCTAAATGCCGCTGACGTCGAGTTAGCATGAAAGCTTGACAGAACCAGATGCCCAGTAATCGACGCCTGAATTGCTGTCTTGGCAGTTTCCTGATCACGAATCTCACCAACCATCACCACGTCTGGGTCAAGACGTAACACGCTACGCAGCCCATCATCAAACCGCTGGCCAGCCGTCGTATCAATCGGGATCTGCGTAATGCCGGGAATGGTATTTTCTACTGGATCTTCCAGTGTAATCACTTTACGATCCGGCGTATTGAGCGCATTGAGAATGCTGTACAAAGTCGTTGACTTGCCCGAACCGGTTGGCCCAACTAACAGCACCAGGCCACGCGGATGAGAAATAATCTCATCAATTTGCGCCCGTTCAGCCGCACCGATACTGAGCAAGTCTAGGTTCAGCATCGAGGTGTCAAAATTAAATAAGCGCAGCACTACGTCTTGACCATACATGGTTGGCACCGCTTCGACACGGAGGTTAAGGAGGTGTGATACCCCGTCACGATGGATTTCTTGCTGCATGTGCCCCGACTGCGGCTCATTGGACGCCGTCGAAATATTTGCTCGCGAAGCCAGTGCCGCCATGATAACTCGATAACGATCACGGCCCAGCTCCGCCACCGAGTGCAGCGCGCCATCAACGCGCATCCGCACCCGAATGGTGTCGCGCTGATTCTCAATATGAATATCCGATGCATTCAGCCGATCCGCCTGATCGATCAAATAGTTAAACACGTCGTTTGTACCGACGGTCGCCAATGTCTGGCTGACCTGCTGGAGTGTGTCACTATCGCCCTCTTTGGCGATTTTGATATTATCATAAATCACTTTTTTCGGCGGATCAAATCGCAGCATTAAGGCCCGAAAGCCCGAGGCCGATATCAGGAAGAACTTAGCAATAATACCCTGCTCGCGGTAGTTATTAGTCATCGTCGCTACTAATGATTGTGGCGTCTGTGACGTAATGCCAAATCGATATGACTGCTCGTCAGGGTTTATCGCCAGTGGCACAACGTGTCCGTTATACATCTCTTCAATCGTCAAAATATCACGAATCAGCGGAATTGTTTGTTCAAACTCGCGAGCATCCAGATATTGTAGGCCTAAAATCGCCGCTCGTTTCCGGGTTGCGTCTTCATCTTGATCGCGACGTTGTTGTTGAATTCGATCTTCATCCATCAATTTTATTATAGCAAAAAGCTTATCCTTGGGCGAGTGCTATAATGATATCATGCCAGAAATTACCCTCCTCCTGCACAACATTCGCTCGACGTACAATGTCGGTGCAATTATGAGAACAGCCGAAGGCTTTGGCGTCAGGCAAATTATCTTTAGCGGCTATACGCCGTACCCCGATTTACGATTGGTCAACCCCCGGTCTATCGACCCAAGGCTACCGCATATTACCGAAAGGTTGACCGCCCAGATTCACAAGACTGCATTAGGCGCAGAAACAATGCTGCCTTTTAGCTACGTAGCCGATATTCGTCAGTGGTTGGCGGAGAATGCCAACAGGGAACGTTTGCCCGTGGTCGCCCTAGAGCAATCAGTGTCGAGCACAGAACTTAACACGTTTCGGCCACCAGCCCGCTTTGCCCTATTTCTCGGTGAGGAGGTCTATGGCATTGAGCCGGACATTCTAGCGCAGTGCGACTACATCGTCGAAATCCCCATGCGAGGTACCAAGGAGTCATTTAATGTCTCGGTCGCGACCGGCATCGCACTCTACGGCCTCTGTTTCCCGCACTCAATATAAGCTCTAGGCTAGATCATAATCCCTACAGGTGTAAATGATGTCACAATTGCCATTAAAATCAGCGTCACGTACCAAATCTTGCGATTAAATTGATACTTCTCGACCGACACCACTAAAAGCAGGCCGACAATCAGTCCAACCGGCAGCGCCTGGATCGCTACCACGCCCAGCTCAATCGGCTGCTTCAGTCGCAACCACAATGCCGCCAGCACGACACACACCACCAACTTTACGAAAAAGGTGCTGTCAGTTTCGTACAGCCGCTCCCGACCTTTGCGGTTGGTAATGCTACTTGCCTTTGAGCGATTACGAGCGTACGTTCGCGATTTTTGTTTTGCCATAAGCTTTTTTATCATATCATACCATGCATACCATAGCAAAGCAGCCCCGCATGAAAGCGAGGCTGCCCTAGGCTCAGATTATGTGAAATAAATTACCACATGTTTGTCAGATGGACCGACTTAAATCCATTCCAGCCGTGACCAACTTCTGCTAAACCACTACTAAACGGCCAATTCATATTACCGCTATTTGTATATTGCAGCAACCGTCCGTCTTTCGTCCGACCGACAATATCCGCCAGGCCATCAGTGTTCATATCACCGAGCATAATGGTATCAAACCCGTTCCAGCCATGACCGATTTGACGACCGCTCTCGAACATTGTCGTCTTGTTGTCGCGTCCACGATTGAGATATGCCCACATCGTACCGTCCTGGCGTACTGCGACGATATCATCATAACCATCACCATTCAAATCACCAGCAACAATCGATCGAACATTATTCCAACCGTGACCGATTTGACGGGCTTCATCTGACACGAAATCATACGTCCCTTCAAGCTTCTTGTAGCGCAGATAGACCTTGCCTGCCATCAAGTTACCGTTAGCGTCGACATAAACATGTGAGACTGGGCTATCCTTACCGTTCAATTTAGCAAATACCGCGCCACCATGATGGTCGATGTCGCTCGCAACCGGCTTGTCGGCAAATGGCGTCGTTGCTGAGCCATTGTTACGGAATACTTGAGCCTTTTGATTCTTTGAATAGGCAACGATATCCGGACGACCATCACCATCCATGTCAGCAAATGTAATGTTTGTGTATTTATTAAAGCCCTGCCCGATCTTTGTCGAACCGCCACTAAATGGCCAACCCGGGATAGCATTGTTCTGATATAGCCACAACGAGCCATCTTTGCTCAAGCCAACTGCGTCACTGAAGACAACACCCTCGGTAGCATTCGCAACTGGTGCGCCACTCAGCACCAAGCCAAACACCGTCGCCGACAGCCCAAGCACCGTTACCGTTTTCTTTAGTATTCCCATACGTCCCTCCACCGTCATAGACGGTATTTATTTAGTACACTCCTACCGTACTACGTTTTCTAAATAAAAGCAATCCCGCTTGTGATTATCAAGCGGGATCGTGGTAAATTCTGCTGTAGGATTAGCGACCAATTACATCCGAATCTCGGCGTCAACACCAGCCGGTAAGCTCAGATTCTGCAGGCTATCAATCGTTTTTGGCGTGGCATTGGTAATGTCAATGAGGCGCTTATGGGTGCGCATCTCATAGCTCTCGCCGCCCATTTTATAGACGTGCGGGCTTTTTACCACCGTGTAGGTACTGCGACGAGTCGGCAGCGGCACAGGGCCGGCCACGCTCGCGCCGGTGCGAATTGCCGTATCGATAATTTGTTTTGCTGACTGGTCGATGACTTTATGGTCGTACGCTTTCAGGCGAATACGAATCTTGATACCAGTGTCTTGAGCCATAGCTCCTCCTTTATGTGCGACTCCGTAACCTCTGCTCACGTCCGTGCCTCGCGGATGGCCGAGTTCTCGGAGTAAATTAATACTGTTTGGCGATTATATCACAATACCTGAAGTATGGCTAGTCAAGAACTACCGGATTTGCTGCCACCCACTAACGCCACTGCGCGACATCTTCAATCGGCGGTCGATAACCCATAGCTTCACCCAACCGGCTCGCCGCCAAAATACAGGCTGCAATATAGTCGGCACTAGCTTCGTGGTCAGACCGGACATATTCTTGGTATTGCTCACTAGTATAGTCCACCGGCAGAGGTACGATGGTATTATCTATCTCACCAAAAACCTGCATTATCTTTTCGTCAAGCTGGATTACGTGCCCTAACTCATGACAAAACGCTATCAACCCGACGATTTGACGACCTATTTCTGCATCCTCAAGTCGCTCACGCGGCACACCCAGTCGAGACGACATCCGTGCTATAAGATTCGGACTAGACAGCGTCTCCCTCGTGCCGATGACAATCATTGGAATTTTCTCACCATTCCATGTCTCACCCTCACCACCCCTGAAGTCACCACTGTTCTCATCAATAACAATTTGCATCTCCTCTAGTGTCCGAGCCGGAAACAAATTCAAGGCGGTCTCGTAAATATCGCCTGCTAGCGGATTGATACACTCACCGAGTTTTTCGACTCTTAATTTTTGCGCTTTTTTGTGCGACAACTCTTCCATAGTAATCTAACTGTAACATATAATATTTATTCCGTCAAACATCACTCTAAACTACGAATGGCTTCTGTCACCACTTTGGCCGAATGACGCAGTGCCGCCTGTTCGCGCTCATTAAGCGGATACCCAGTCAAGATCTTCACACCATCCGCACAAATCGTTGATGGCAGGCCGAGCACTACATCGTGCAGCCCATACTCGCCCTCAACCAGTGAGCAGACTGGATAGACCGAGCGTGACGACGAGCGTAGTGCCGAGACAATCTTGGAGATAACGAAACCAATTGCATAATACGTCGACCGCTTGGTCTCAATTACCCGATACGCTCGCTGACGAATTTGCTCCTCAATACCGTCGACCATCGCTGGCTTAAATCCCGGATAATCAGCGAGCGGCACCTCACCGACTTGCGCTGATTCAATTGTCGCAAATGACGAATCACCATGCTCCCCTAGAATATAGGCGTCAACCTCTCGACTATGTACATCTAGCTGATCCGCGATATACGACTTAAGCCGCGACGTATCAAGCGTTGTCCCCGTGCCAAACACCCGACTCTTTGGCAGGCCCGATTCTTTCAGCGCCACATACGTTAGTGCATCAACCGGATTTGATACCACAAGGATATACGGACGAGCACCGTTCCTCATAATATTTCTCACTGTCCCACGCATAATCTCAGCATTCACGCCGAGCAGCTCCAGTCGCGTCTGCCCCGGCTGTTGCGGTGCACCAGCGGTGATAACCACGATATCATCAGTCTTGATGTCATCATAACTACCAGGCCGCACCACGACACACCGATCAATTCCCATTCCATCAGTGATGTCCGCCGCTTGACCCCACGCCAGATCGGGGTCACGGTCAATCAGCACGATTTCCTCAACTACACTCCTGAGCGCACAGGCGTACGCCGCCGTCGCACCGACCATGCCACCCGCACCGACGATCACCAACTTCTGTTTATTCATGTTTGTCTCCTAATTTTTATTGCGATAACCTCTCTACTGTAACGCTATCTTGTTAATTTGTCAAGATGCTTATGATAGTCCGTCGCCAATGTAGCCCATCAAAAATCCCCCAGTTTCCCGGGGGATTTTTATGCTTAGGTTATGAAGATTATTTGTTAATCTTTGTTACCACACCAGCACCAACGGTACGGCCGCCTTCGCGGATAGCAAAGTTCAAACCTTGCTCCATAGCGATTGGGGCGAGCAATTTAACCTTGAAGGTTACGGTGTCGCCTGGCATGACCATTTCTTTGTCAGCTGGCAATTCAACTTCACCAGTCACGTCAGTGGTGCGGAAGTAGAACTGTGGCTTGTAACCCTTGGAGAATGGAGTGTGGCGACCGCCTTCTTCCTTCTTCAAGATGTAAACCTCAGCCTCAAACTCGGTGTGCGGCGTAATGGTGCCTGGCTTTGCCAAGACCTGGCCACGCTCAATGTCAGTCCGCTCAATACCGCGTAGCAAGACACCAGCGTTGTCGCCTGCTTGACCCTGATCCAGAGACTTCTTAAATGCCTCAATACCAGTGACTACTGATTTCTGAGTTGGGCGGATACCAACGATTTCAACCTCGTCGTTCAGCTTAACAACACCCTGCTCAATACGACCGGTTGCCACAGTACCGCGACCCTTGATTGAGAAGACGTCCTCAATTGGCATAATGAACGGCTTATCCATGTCGCGTGGTGGCTCTGGGATGTAGCTATCCATCGCGTCAACCAGTTCCATGATGGCGTCTTCGTACTTCTCGTCGCCTTCCAGCGCCTTAAGAGCCGAACCCTTGATAATTGGAGCGTCTTTGTCAAAGCCATTCTTCTCGAGAAGTTCACGAACTTCTTCCTCGATTAGCTCGACCATATCTGCGTCAGCCATGTCCATCTTGTTGAGGAAGACAACGATCTTTGGCACGCCAACCTGCTTTGCCAGCAGCACGTGCTCGCGGGTTTGCGGCATTGGACCGTCGGTCGCCGCAATCACTAGGATCGCGCCGTCAACCTGGGCAGCACCAGTGATCATGTTCTTGACGTAGTCAGCGTGGCCTGGCATGTCAACGTGTGCGTAGTGACGGTTCGGTGACTCGTATTCTTGGTGCGAGCTGGCGATAGTAATACCGCGCTGGCGCTCTTCTGGTGCGTTGTCGATCTGGTCGTACGCAATTGGTTTGTTAACTGCGCTTGGGAGGCGCTTTGCG
Coding sequences:
- a CDS encoding HNH endonuclease; the protein is MATRKIRRRQIMVLLVTAVVGAVVWAVQLQQPRVAPTSPSMQRQLFGDSNAQAELAKLEVKGRAPKTGYSRKQFSDGWGKMSGCSVREVILARDLMETKIDDKCRVLAGTLRDPYTGRTIKFQRGPETSSKVQIDHVVALSDAWQKGAQQLPREEREKLANDPLNLLAADGPANQAKGDGDAATWLPPNKPFRCQYIERQVAVKRKYRLWVTNAEKEVMDKVLASCGSAS
- a CDS encoding M1 family metallopeptidase produces the protein MKTVPRLLDTFMPHHYALTLDLTHAEEKSFSGSVIISGESTGESISLHSKELTIHSALIDDQPAEFSLGEFDELRLSRPELSSGQHTVRIDFSGAITDAMHGLYPCYFTHDGVKKQLFATQFESHHAREVFPCVDEPAAKATYDVTLVTAPDLTVLGNMPVTESSEKNGALTTTFATTPRMSSYLLAFVVGELHKKSAHTTSGVEVNVWATPAQSEDILDFALDIATGSIDFYDEYFGVPYPLPKSDHVALPDFSSGAMENWGLITYRESCLLADPKLTPESSKRFIATVIAHELSHQWFGNLVTMQWWNDLWLNESFANMMEYVAVDALHPEWRMWEDFATSEVTAALRRDSLDGVQPVQADVNHPDEISTLFDPAIVYAKGGRLLVMVRRLIGEEAFRAGLKSYFEKFAYQNTVGNDLWQELETASGQPVVELMNAWISQPGLPIVQVEQDSSGEQSTVTLRQERFFIGDHQPSDALWPIPLFANQPLDDILTEHEKTFTANGDVRLNCGLNGHFVTHYDSATRDRLIEKAAELPTLDKICLLQDMTLLARSGRESSAALLPLARVFQHETNERVFNKAGTNLVELRKFVDDSEAGRARLKQISAEFARDTFMELGWDEQDGESDDDRERRTAALGLMLYGEDSAALAEAKRRFNETNPEDLPAEIRPLIINANVRYFETPEMIDKLFTIYQNTPSADLQVDIALSLTSTKNPATAERILTAIKDADIIRPQDASRWFIYLIRTRENRQIAWNWLKENWSWVKDTFGGDKSYDNFIRYAASALLTRDELNDFTKFTKPLRAEPALTRTIDLGIREIAGRVALIERDQAAVIDALSN
- a CDS encoding ribonuclease HII; this translates as MILGIDEVGRGPWAGPLVVGAVILGGVEIEGLNDSKKLTKKCREDLDEVIREQAAAWALGWVSARELDDVGMSQALRLATRRAVKQIQAQCKEKNLAFDEIIIDGTVNFLADTALERYVTVMAKADGLIPSVSAASIIAKVARDQYMTEQDAVYPGYGFASNAGYGVAKHRMAIERLGVTPLHRLSFAPLQKYVEAGSLPFSSRVHSSLAPPPEMARERSAETSATREHFTTSVGGDSEPAARLSTTRDIGNAGEQAAADWLVADGHEIIARNWRTRYCEIDIVSSKDDTLHFTEVKYRKNDNFGGGLAAITAKKQRQMRFAAELFVAKHPQYEGRDMQILAIAVDGEQSSKQSVVID
- a CDS encoding 50S ribosomal protein L19 — protein: MSFELINKVNQAQKKQAVVDVRSGDTVRVYQKIKEGNKERIQMFEGVVIRTDNKQSHTSRITVRKIASGVGVEKSFLLHSPLIEKAEIIRRAKVRRKFLSFLRKRSGKSARLTAKNFDRAAVNDVHDAKAEAEAERLKEEAAKEAAAKQAEKDAAQAELDAKAAEVAARHKEA
- a CDS encoding NADP-dependent malic enzyme; translated protein: MDYNILALELHKKYKGKITTSLRDQEELDRDKLSAYYSPGVGAVSQAIAENPADLPKYTWTNNLVGVISDGSAILGLGDLGPKAAMPVMEGKALLFKHFADVDAVPVVLDVHEPEQIITTIKAIAPSFGAINLEDIAAPKCFEIEERLKAELDIPVFHDDQHGTAVVVLAGLINSMKVVGKNLPDCKVVMIGAGAAGTAIAKLLYAYGVYNIYAVDSRGIISDERDDLNTEKTALKQYLKTDISGSLDDAITDADIFIGVSKPGLLTPEMVAKMAKNPVVFALANPVPEIMPDIAREAGVAVIATGRSDFPNQINNSLAFPGIFRGALDHGVKKITDQHKLAAAEALAGLVENPTAEEVIPSPFDERVAPTVARVII